A DNA window from Actinomadura luzonensis contains the following coding sequences:
- a CDS encoding Trp biosynthesis-associated membrane protein, translated as MQTPDPGPAPGPASDPAPGPTSVPAPGPASGPAPRRAAGARRELAGWLALTVAGCLLVLLAAGRAWVSVAEAGAEAPTGGDLSPVLTPVALAGLAGVVAVLATKGAGRRVVGALLALCGLGAGVATWTALDGSGVTDWLAAHNTLRGATGLSWHFVALWPAVSGAGALLLAAGGALAIARGGRWAGMSARYERRGPAPAAEGDKALWDALDRGDDPTDPR; from the coding sequence ATGCAGACCCCCGACCCCGGCCCCGCCCCTGGCCCCGCCTCCGACCCCGCCCCTGGGCCCACCTCCGTCCCCGCCCCTGGGCCCGCTTCCGGGCCCGCCCCCAGGCGTGCCGCGGGCGCCCGCAGGGAGCTGGCCGGCTGGCTGGCGCTCACCGTCGCCGGCTGCCTGCTGGTGCTGCTGGCGGCCGGCCGCGCGTGGGTGAGCGTCGCCGAGGCCGGGGCCGAGGCGCCCACCGGGGGTGACCTGAGCCCGGTGCTGACGCCGGTCGCGCTGGCCGGGCTGGCCGGCGTGGTGGCCGTGCTGGCCACCAAGGGCGCCGGCCGCCGCGTCGTGGGCGCGCTGCTGGCCCTGTGCGGGCTCGGCGCGGGCGTCGCCACCTGGACGGCGCTCGACGGTTCGGGCGTCACCGACTGGCTGGCCGCGCACAACACGTTGCGCGGCGCGACCGGCCTGAGCTGGCACTTCGTCGCGCTGTGGCCCGCCGTGTCAGGGGCGGGGGCGCTGCTGCTGGCCGCCGGGGGAGCGCTGGCGATCGCGCGCGGCGGCAGGTGGGCCGGCATGTCGGCCCGCTACGAGCGGCGCGGCCCGGCCCCCGCCGCCGAGGGCGACAAGGCGCTGTGGGACGCCCTCGACCGGGGCGACGACCCCACCGACCCCCGATGA
- a CDS encoding DUF4190 domain-containing protein: protein MSYGDQSGGYGSQPPGGGYGQQPPSHGQQPGYGQPGYGQPGYGEQPPSGGGNGGYGGYGGYGQPQSGAQGYGGQGYGGQGYGGQGDGGQGYGGQGYGAQGGYSQAGASQEHYAYGQVPPSGAYGYNPYAAPPPPRPTNGMAVASLVLGIVGMISCGLTSIVGVILGHIALNRIKRSGEEGQGLAVGGLVTSYIMVVVNVLLLIWFGGMILSFIGLAGAASSSYDY, encoded by the coding sequence ATGAGCTACGGGGATCAGAGCGGCGGCTACGGGTCGCAGCCGCCGGGCGGAGGGTACGGGCAGCAGCCACCGAGTCACGGCCAGCAGCCCGGCTACGGTCAGCCTGGCTACGGCCAGCCCGGTTACGGCGAGCAGCCGCCCAGCGGCGGCGGCAACGGGGGTTATGGCGGCTACGGCGGCTACGGGCAGCCGCAGAGCGGCGCGCAGGGCTACGGCGGTCAGGGCTATGGCGGCCAGGGGTATGGCGGTCAGGGGGACGGGGGTCAGGGGTACGGGGGTCAGGGGTACGGCGCGCAGGGCGGTTACAGCCAGGCCGGCGCCTCCCAGGAGCACTACGCCTACGGCCAGGTCCCCCCGAGCGGCGCCTACGGCTACAACCCCTACGCCGCGCCCCCGCCTCCGCGCCCCACGAACGGCATGGCGGTCGCCTCGCTCGTCCTCGGCATCGTCGGCATGATCAGCTGCGGCCTGACCAGCATCGTCGGCGTGATCCTCGGCCACATCGCGCTCAACCGGATCAAGCGTTCCGGCGAGGAGGGCCAGGGCCTCGCCGTGGGCGGCCTGGTGACGTCCTACATCATGGTGGTCGTCAACGTGCTGCTGCTGATCTGGTTCGGCGGCATGATCCTTTCCTTCATCGGGCTGGCCGGCGCAGCGTCCAGTTCGTACGACTACTAG